In Jejubacter calystegiae, the following are encoded in one genomic region:
- a CDS encoding AraC family transcriptional regulator — translation MDSGTVVIINPEDVHSCNPVSGDFWSYKMLYIDISWLIKIQSMALCAQQNSLFYFSMLHIKNKIIYDAFQQFYNAIVESESTLLIEEEGVNFFTVLFSFVGVSEFTVKKDDDGRMRKAYEYIAKNYKRKLSVYDIAKNTGVSEFYLIHGFKKRFGITPHAISDSNAN, via the coding sequence ATAGACTCAGGAACAGTCGTAATTATTAACCCCGAGGATGTTCATTCGTGCAATCCGGTTAGTGGTGATTTTTGGAGTTACAAAATGCTTTATATTGATATTTCGTGGTTGATTAAAATACAGTCAATGGCTCTTTGTGCTCAACAGAATTCATTGTTTTATTTTTCTATGTTGCATATAAAAAATAAAATCATTTATGATGCCTTTCAACAATTCTACAATGCAATAGTTGAGAGCGAATCCACTTTGCTTATAGAAGAGGAGGGCGTCAATTTTTTTACTGTTTTATTCTCTTTTGTTGGTGTTAGTGAATTTACAGTAAAAAAAGATGATGATGGGAGGATGAGGAAAGCATATGAATATATTGCTAAAAACTACAAAAGAAAACTTTCAGTTTATGATATAGCAAAAAATACAGGGGTGAGTGAATTCTATTTGATTCATGGTTTTAAGAAAAGATTTGGGATTACTCCACATGCTATATCAGATAGTAATGCGAATTAA
- the ypdK gene encoding membrane protein YpdK, whose translation MGISVILLLWAGTFFLMLD comes from the coding sequence ATGGGCATCTCGGTGATTCTGCTGCTGTGGGCAGGCACCTTTTTCCTGATGCTTGATTAA
- a CDS encoding molybdopterin-dependent oxidoreductase yields MLACYGDYNLKQLSLGTHNGIYDSTIPLLETINNRSMLVWAVDGELLSLEEGYPLRFVDFSLYRYKGVKCLSKLHIVKSFEQGFWEKKAKEIQDSRGCRAWCL; encoded by the coding sequence ATGTTGGCATGTTATGGAGATTATAACCTGAAGCAATTAAGTTTGGGGACGCATAACGGGATATATGACTCTACAATTCCATTGTTGGAAACTATTAATAACCGTTCAATGCTAGTATGGGCAGTTGATGGGGAGTTATTAAGCCTTGAGGAGGGTTATCCTTTACGATTTGTTGATTTTTCTTTATATAGATATAAAGGTGTGAAATGTCTGTCGAAGTTACATATTGTTAAATCATTCGAGCAGGGGTTTTGGGAAAAGAAAGCCAAAGAGATACAGGATAGTAGGGGTTGTCGAGCATGGTGTTTGTGA
- a CDS encoding fumarylacetoacetate hydrolase family protein: MKLASFLYQGKRSYGIVQAEGVIDLGRRLGDRYSDLKALLQGDGLAQATRYLNDAVDVLMSAITFLPVIEQPEKILCVGMNYADKRKEFDQHNPAPTLFVRFPDSQTGHNEPVLKPRHSSEFDYEGELAVIIGKGGENISRDEALRHVAGYSCYMDGSARDWQHTWFTAGKNWRQTGAFGPWMATADEIPDPHQLAIRTWLNGRMVQEDNTSSMIHKVAELIEYISTFTCLSPGDVIITGSPGGVGKKRNPPLFMKEGDRIEVEIEHIGHLSNVIVEAPATGLAAAH; encoded by the coding sequence ATGAAACTCGCAAGCTTTTTATACCAGGGAAAACGCAGCTACGGCATCGTGCAGGCCGAAGGTGTGATTGATTTAGGTCGCCGCCTCGGCGACCGCTACAGCGACCTTAAAGCGCTGCTGCAGGGCGACGGGTTAGCTCAGGCTACCCGCTACCTGAACGATGCCGTGGACGTGCTGATGAGCGCCATCACTTTCTTACCGGTGATTGAACAGCCGGAAAAAATCCTCTGCGTGGGCATGAATTACGCCGACAAGCGCAAGGAGTTTGACCAGCACAATCCGGCGCCGACGCTGTTCGTTCGCTTCCCGGATTCTCAAACTGGCCACAACGAACCGGTGCTGAAGCCGCGCCACTCCAGCGAATTCGACTACGAAGGCGAGCTGGCGGTGATCATCGGCAAAGGCGGGGAGAACATCAGTCGAGACGAGGCGCTGCGCCACGTGGCGGGCTACAGCTGCTACATGGACGGCTCCGCCCGCGACTGGCAGCACACCTGGTTTACTGCCGGTAAAAACTGGCGCCAGACCGGCGCGTTTGGTCCGTGGATGGCAACGGCCGATGAGATCCCGGACCCGCATCAGCTTGCGATCCGCACCTGGCTGAACGGCCGCATGGTGCAGGAAGACAACACCAGCAGCATGATCCACAAGGTTGCAGAGCTGATCGAGTACATCAGCACCTTTACCTGCCTCAGCCCGGGCGATGTGATCATCACCGGCTCCCCTGGCGGGGTGGGTAAAAAGCGTAATCCGCCGCTGTTTATGAAAGAGGGCGATCGTATTGAGGTGGAGATCGAGCATATTGGTCATCTGAGCAACGTGATTGTGGAAGCGCCAGCCACCGGGCTTGCGGCTGCACACTGA
- a CDS encoding 2-hydroxycarboxylate transporter family protein, with the protein MSTTDDSFSVTHDPIDIQRPSLKERWWHIMDTWKIGIIPLPLFVLAGALIAIDCLGGKLPSDIVVMVATLAFFGFACGEFGKRLPIVGKLGAAAICATFIPSALVYYGLLPDVVVESTTRFYKSTNILYLYICCIIVGSIMSMNRTVLIQGFLRIFFPMLCGEIVGMLVGMGVGLALGLEPFQIFFFIILPIMAGGVGEGAIPLSIGYATLLHMDQGVALGRVLPMVMLGGLTAIIISGCLNQLGKRYPHLTGEGQLMPNRANADATVSQPAFSGKADVTTIASGALLAVLLYMLGMLGHKLIGLPAPVGMLFMAVLVKLCNGASPRLLEGSQVVYKFFQTSVTYPILFAVGVAITPWHELVAAFTLTNLLVIISTVSSLVATGFFVGKKIGMHPIDVAIVSCCQSGQGGTGDVAILTAGNRMSLMPFAQIATRIGGAINVSISLLILGNFLV; encoded by the coding sequence ATGAGCACAACTGACGATTCTTTCTCTGTTACCCACGACCCGATTGATATTCAGCGACCATCGCTCAAAGAGCGCTGGTGGCATATTATGGATACCTGGAAAATCGGGATTATTCCTCTGCCGCTGTTTGTCCTGGCGGGCGCGCTGATTGCCATTGATTGTCTGGGCGGAAAACTGCCAAGCGATATCGTGGTGATGGTGGCGACGCTGGCGTTCTTCGGCTTTGCCTGTGGTGAGTTTGGCAAACGTCTGCCCATTGTCGGCAAGCTCGGCGCGGCGGCGATTTGCGCCACCTTTATTCCCTCTGCGCTGGTCTATTACGGCCTGTTGCCGGATGTGGTGGTGGAATCCACCACCAGGTTCTACAAATCCACCAACATTCTTTATCTCTACATCTGCTGCATTATTGTCGGCAGCATCATGAGCATGAACCGCACCGTGCTGATTCAGGGTTTCCTGCGCATCTTCTTCCCGATGCTGTGCGGTGAGATCGTCGGCATGCTAGTGGGGATGGGCGTTGGCCTGGCGCTGGGTCTTGAGCCGTTCCAGATCTTCTTCTTTATCATTCTGCCAATCATGGCAGGCGGCGTGGGCGAAGGGGCGATCCCGCTCTCCATCGGTTATGCCACCTTGCTGCATATGGATCAGGGGGTGGCGCTCGGGCGTGTCCTGCCGATGGTCATGCTCGGCGGTCTGACCGCAATCATCATCTCCGGCTGTCTGAATCAGCTTGGTAAGCGTTATCCACACCTGACCGGTGAAGGTCAGCTGATGCCGAACCGCGCGAATGCTGATGCCACCGTTTCTCAGCCTGCGTTCTCCGGGAAAGCGGATGTCACCACCATCGCCTCCGGTGCGCTGCTGGCGGTGCTGCTCTACATGCTGGGCATGCTCGGCCACAAGCTGATTGGCCTGCCTGCGCCGGTTGGCATGCTGTTTATGGCGGTGCTGGTGAAGCTCTGCAACGGCGCCTCTCCGCGTCTGCTGGAAGGCTCCCAGGTGGTGTACAAATTCTTTCAGACCTCGGTGACTTACCCCATCCTCTTCGCTGTTGGTGTGGCGATCACCCCATGGCATGAACTGGTAGCGGCCTTCACGCTGACTAACCTGCTGGTGATTATCAGTACCGTCTCTTCGCTGGTGGCGACCGGCTTCTTCGTCGGCAAAAAGATTGGTATGCACCCGATTGATGTCGCCATCGTCTCCTGCTGCCAGAGCGGCCAGGGCGGTACCGGTGACGTGGCGATCCTGACCGCAGGCAACCGTATGAGCCTGATGCCATTCGCCCAGATTGCTACCCGTATCGGCGGCGCGATTAACGTCTCTATCTCACTGCTGATTCTGGGCAACTTCCTCGTTTAA
- the alaC gene encoding alanine transaminase — protein MTDSSPKRRFGRIDRLPPYVFNITAELKMAARRRGEDIIDFSMGNPDGATPPHIVEKLCTVAQRPDTHGYSTSRGIPRLRRAISRWYQERYQVDIDPESEAIVTIGSKEGLAHLMLATLEHGDTVLVPNPSYPIHIYGAVIAGAQVRSVPLVDGVDFFNELERAIRESYPKPKMMVLGFPSNPTSQCVELEFFERVIALAKRYDVLVVHDLAYADIVYDGWKAPSIMQVPGARDVAVEFFTLSKSYNMAGWRIGFMVGNQELVAALARIKSYHDYGTFTPLQVAAIAALEGDQQCVRDIAEQYKRRRDVLVKGLHEAGWMVECPKASMYVWAKIPEPYAELGSLDFARKLLKDAKVCVSPGIGFGEYGDTHVRFALIENRDRIRQAVRGIKAMFRADGLL, from the coding sequence ATGACTGACTCCAGTCCCAAACGCCGTTTCGGGCGTATCGACAGGCTTCCCCCCTATGTGTTTAATATTACCGCTGAACTGAAGATGGCTGCGCGACGGCGCGGCGAAGATATTATCGACTTCAGTATGGGCAATCCGGACGGCGCCACGCCGCCGCATATCGTTGAGAAGCTCTGTACCGTGGCCCAGCGCCCGGATACCCACGGCTACTCCACCTCGCGCGGTATCCCGCGACTACGGCGTGCGATCTCGCGTTGGTATCAGGAGCGCTATCAGGTAGATATCGATCCTGAAAGCGAGGCCATCGTTACCATCGGTTCTAAAGAGGGGCTGGCGCATCTGATGCTGGCGACCCTGGAGCATGGCGATACGGTGCTGGTGCCAAACCCGAGCTACCCGATCCATATCTACGGTGCGGTGATCGCCGGTGCCCAGGTGCGTTCGGTGCCGTTGGTGGATGGGGTGGACTTCTTTAACGAGCTGGAGCGCGCCATTCGGGAAAGCTACCCCAAGCCGAAGATGATGGTGCTGGGCTTTCCGTCTAACCCCACTTCTCAGTGCGTCGAACTGGAGTTTTTCGAACGGGTTATCGCCCTGGCGAAGCGCTACGATGTGCTGGTGGTGCACGATCTGGCCTATGCCGACATCGTTTACGACGGCTGGAAGGCGCCGTCGATTATGCAGGTGCCGGGCGCCCGCGATGTGGCGGTGGAATTCTTTACGCTTTCCAAAAGTTACAATATGGCAGGCTGGCGTATCGGCTTTATGGTCGGCAACCAGGAGCTGGTGGCGGCGCTGGCGCGCATTAAGAGCTATCACGACTACGGCACCTTTACGCCGTTGCAGGTGGCGGCCATTGCGGCACTGGAAGGCGATCAGCAGTGCGTGCGTGATATCGCGGAGCAGTACAAGCGTCGCCGGGACGTACTGGTTAAAGGGCTGCATGAAGCGGGATGGATGGTGGAATGTCCGAAGGCGTCGATGTATGTCTGGGCGAAGATCCCTGAACCTTACGCCGAGCTGGGCTCGCTGGATTTTGCTCGTAAGTTGCTGAAAGACGCCAAAGTTTGCGTGTCGCCGGGTATCGGCTTCGGCGAATATGGCGATACTCACGTGCGCTTTGCGCTGATTGAAAACCGCGATCGCATTCGCCAGGCGGTGCGCGGCATTAAAGCGATGTTCCGGGCTGACGGGCTGCTGTAA
- a CDS encoding response regulator: protein MQHELIDVLIVEDENELAQLHAELIGKHPRLRLVGIASSLAQAQVELGNKQPQLMLLDNYLPDGKGITLISNPMLARANCSVIFITAASDMDTCSQAIRNGAFDYILKPVSWKRLSQSLERFVQFVEQQRVWKIVDQQNVDSLYQLQAKKYRLDNGIKGIDENTLARIQALFNHKVTYYFSVDEVVSETGLSKTTTRRYLEHCVETGFLSVEMLYGKIGHPRRMYKRAKTDS from the coding sequence ATGCAACATGAACTTATCGACGTACTGATTGTTGAAGACGAGAACGAACTGGCGCAACTGCATGCGGAGTTGATCGGCAAACATCCGCGCCTGAGGCTGGTGGGGATTGCCTCGTCGCTGGCACAAGCGCAGGTTGAGCTTGGAAACAAACAGCCGCAGCTGATGCTACTGGATAACTACCTGCCAGACGGTAAAGGCATCACCCTTATCAGCAACCCGATGCTCGCTCGCGCCAACTGCTCGGTGATTTTTATCACCGCCGCCAGCGATATGGACACCTGCAGTCAGGCCATCCGTAACGGGGCGTTTGATTACATCCTGAAGCCGGTTTCCTGGAAGCGGCTCAGCCAGTCGCTGGAACGCTTTGTGCAGTTTGTCGAGCAGCAACGGGTGTGGAAGATTGTCGATCAGCAGAACGTGGATTCGTTGTACCAACTACAGGCTAAAAAATACCGTCTGGACAATGGAATCAAAGGCATTGATGAGAATACGCTGGCGCGGATACAGGCGCTGTTTAATCACAAAGTGACGTACTACTTTTCTGTGGATGAGGTAGTGAGCGAAACTGGCTTAAGTAAAACCACAACCAGGCGCTATCTGGAGCACTGCGTGGAAACAGGTTTTCTGAGTGTAGAGATGCTATACGGAAAGATTGGGCACCCGCGCAGGATGTACAAACGGGCAAAGACGGACTCTTAA
- a CDS encoding DUF3313 domain-containing protein, with product MKRSTFVPFLFAGCALLLSGCASKLASPEQYSGFMKDYSGLEEAETASGKPVMRWVAKDFNPEDYHSVIYQPVVYYPEPKPTTQIGKETLDKILSYTDIQMKDAVSKRYPLVDKPGKGTLVFRSAITAVDTSNQGLQFYEVLPITLALAGTEYVTGYRTQDTHLYFEGELIDSQTHKVVAKFVRKGQGKQISNASKLLTLNDMKGVVDDLAKDARNFKVAKI from the coding sequence ATGAAGCGTTCAACTTTTGTTCCATTTTTATTCGCCGGCTGCGCGCTTTTATTAAGCGGCTGCGCCAGCAAACTTGCCTCACCGGAGCAGTATTCCGGTTTTATGAAAGATTACTCCGGACTTGAGGAGGCCGAGACCGCCTCCGGAAAACCGGTGATGCGTTGGGTCGCCAAAGACTTTAACCCCGAAGACTATCACAGCGTGATTTATCAGCCGGTTGTCTATTATCCCGAGCCAAAACCCACCACCCAGATCGGTAAAGAGACGCTGGATAAGATCCTCTCTTATACCGATATCCAGATGAAGGATGCGGTGTCGAAACGCTATCCGCTGGTCGATAAACCGGGTAAAGGCACCCTGGTGTTCCGTAGCGCCATTACCGCCGTAGATACCTCGAACCAGGGACTGCAATTTTATGAGGTGCTGCCCATCACCCTGGCGCTGGCGGGAACCGAGTATGTCACCGGCTATCGAACCCAGGATACCCACCTCTACTTCGAAGGCGAACTTATCGATTCGCAAACCCATAAAGTGGTGGCGAAGTTTGTGCGTAAAGGCCAGGGGAAGCAAATTTCCAATGCCAGTAAGCTGCTGACGCTGAACGATATGAAAGGTGTGGTGGACGACCTGGCGAAAGACGCCCGCAATTTTAAAGTAGCGAAAATTTGA
- a CDS encoding helix-turn-helix domain-containing protein — translation MVLRKDLGLLHMLYQIVMRINKARQLLKQGESITAIAAELGFVDQSHFHRSFKRIVAATPFQYKSWVTDRE, via the coding sequence ATGGTTTTAAGAAAAGATTTGGGATTACTCCACATGCTATATCAGATAGTAATGCGAATTAATAAAGCCAGGCAATTATTAAAACAAGGAGAAAGCATAACGGCGATAGCTGCAGAATTAGGGTTTGTAGATCAGAGTCATTTCCATCGTAGTTTTAAGAGAATTGTTGCGGCTACACCATTCCAATATAAATCCTGGGTTACGGATAGAGAGTGA
- a CDS encoding OFA family MFS transporter: MTQQSVGDLPFHTTEHSFFSKQRTIARPGYNRWRVPPAALALHLCIGMAYGFSVYWLPMSQLIGGNAPLTCPAEMSVWQQLITRECDWKISMLGWTYTLFFVFLGAAAALWGDWLEKVGPRRVGMVATLCWCGGLALSSLAIYTHQLWLLWLGAGAIGGIGLGLGYISPVSTLMRWFPDKRGMAAGMAIMGFGGGALIGAPLADWLMTVFATDRGYGVWQSLLALALIYAIFMLTGTLSYRVPPEGWTPESYRPSTGRGISTIQVHVNVAWRTPQFWLLWLVLWLNVTAGIGLLGMASPMLQEIFAGRLLGLDLSWQQLDKDQLARIATLAAGFTGLLSLFNIMGRFFWASLSDLCGRRITFSLFFLLGASLYSSLLLINSAGNVTLYAIVLCVIISMYGGGFATIPAWLADTFGTRMVGAIHGRLLTAWSAAGISGPVLVNYLRDWQLSIGVPPRQVYDITLIVLSGLLIVGLLCTLLVRPVADKHRMREVVTTSENSLSPAINWKANPEYPQLIISWLMVGIPLLWGIGITLSQATAFFR, from the coding sequence ATGACTCAACAGAGCGTCGGCGACCTGCCGTTTCATACTACAGAGCACAGTTTTTTCAGTAAGCAGCGCACCATCGCCCGACCGGGCTATAACCGCTGGCGGGTTCCGCCTGCGGCCCTTGCGCTGCACCTGTGTATCGGCATGGCCTACGGCTTTTCAGTGTACTGGTTGCCAATGTCACAGCTGATTGGCGGCAACGCGCCGCTGACCTGCCCGGCGGAGATGAGCGTCTGGCAGCAGCTCATCACCCGGGAATGCGACTGGAAAATATCGATGCTCGGCTGGACCTACACCCTGTTCTTCGTCTTTCTGGGCGCCGCCGCCGCGCTTTGGGGCGACTGGCTGGAAAAGGTGGGACCACGGCGAGTGGGAATGGTAGCAACCCTGTGTTGGTGCGGCGGCCTGGCGCTGTCGTCGCTCGCCATTTACACCCACCAGCTATGGCTGCTGTGGCTTGGCGCCGGAGCCATTGGCGGTATCGGCCTGGGCCTGGGCTATATCTCGCCGGTCTCTACGCTGATGCGCTGGTTCCCGGATAAACGGGGCATGGCAGCCGGTATGGCGATTATGGGGTTTGGCGGCGGCGCGCTGATCGGCGCGCCGCTGGCCGACTGGCTGATGACCGTTTTCGCCACCGATCGGGGGTATGGCGTCTGGCAGAGTCTGCTGGCGCTGGCCCTGATCTACGCTATCTTTATGCTAACCGGCACCCTTAGCTATCGGGTGCCACCCGAAGGCTGGACTCCCGAAAGCTACCGGCCTTCAACTGGCCGCGGCATCAGTACCATTCAGGTACACGTCAATGTCGCCTGGCGCACCCCGCAGTTCTGGCTACTGTGGCTGGTGCTGTGGCTGAACGTCACCGCCGGTATCGGGTTACTGGGCATGGCTTCTCCTATGTTGCAGGAGATCTTCGCCGGGCGTTTGCTGGGACTGGATCTCAGCTGGCAGCAGCTTGATAAAGACCAACTGGCGCGCATCGCCACTCTGGCGGCAGGCTTTACCGGCCTGCTTAGCCTGTTCAATATTATGGGGCGCTTCTTCTGGGCCTCGCTATCTGATCTGTGCGGCCGCAGAATCACCTTCTCCCTCTTCTTTCTGCTGGGCGCCAGCCTCTATAGTTCGCTACTGCTGATTAACAGCGCCGGTAACGTCACCCTGTACGCCATTGTGTTGTGCGTCATTATTTCGATGTACGGCGGCGGCTTTGCCACCATTCCCGCCTGGCTGGCCGACACCTTCGGTACCCGGATGGTGGGCGCTATCCACGGTCGCCTGCTGACGGCCTGGTCTGCGGCGGGAATTAGCGGCCCGGTGCTGGTTAACTACCTGCGCGACTGGCAGCTGAGCATCGGCGTGCCGCCGCGCCAGGTCTACGATATTACGCTTATCGTCTTATCGGGGCTGCTGATAGTCGGCCTGCTCTGTACGCTGCTGGTGCGACCGGTGGCAGATAAACACCGGATGCGCGAGGTGGTCACTACGTCGGAAAACTCGCTGTCACCTGCCATAAACTGGAAAGCGAACCCGGAATATCCTCAGCTCATCATCAGTTGGCTGATGGTGGGAATTCCGCTGCTGTGGGGTATTGGCATTACCCTGAGCCAGGCGACGGCCTTCTTCCGCTGA
- a CDS encoding ATP-binding protein, giving the protein MKVSFQIKLFVSLVVFFSVLFTLLGGYYYIDVGRQLYQEMSARAKIQAEEIALIPSLRKEVEQKDINAIHDFMQKIATHSDASFIVIGDNKGLHLFHSVFADRVGHTLVGGDNEEVLHGKSTTTIRKGGLGISLRSKAPIFNDAGQVVGIVSVGYLTSYLDTITVSKVVNILIAAVLLLLALFIFSWFFTRSIKKQIFSLEPREIGLLVRQQKAMMESIYEGVIAIDDERRIEVINQAARKLLGLSRPARELRGQLISEVIDPVPFFKTQTMLAKDTHDEICRFNDLTVIASRVRIMLEDSLQGWVITFRDRNEIDSLSAQLSQVKRYVDNLRIMRHEQLNRMTTLSGLLHMGRYEEAIGYIQAQSEHAQELLDFISSRFSSPTLCGLLLGKAARAREKGVELNFDPACRLDRPFLALPEEELISIIGNLLDNAIEATQRSPLPHAPVEVLIKLSEQELIIEVADQGVGIKPESRDRIFERGITTKTRGDHGIGLYLIESYVTQAGGAIEVADNTPRGAIFSLFIPATGTARHPAQELENTDYAT; this is encoded by the coding sequence ATGAAAGTATCGTTTCAGATTAAGCTGTTTGTTTCGCTGGTTGTCTTTTTCTCAGTGCTTTTTACGCTACTGGGCGGATATTATTATATCGACGTTGGCCGACAGCTTTATCAGGAAATGAGTGCGCGCGCAAAAATACAGGCAGAAGAAATAGCCCTTATTCCATCATTGCGAAAAGAAGTCGAACAAAAAGATATCAACGCCATTCACGATTTTATGCAGAAAATAGCAACCCACAGTGACGCCAGTTTTATTGTGATTGGCGATAACAAGGGGCTGCATTTGTTTCATTCCGTTTTTGCTGACAGAGTGGGTCATACGCTGGTCGGGGGGGACAACGAAGAGGTGCTGCACGGTAAAAGCACCACCACCATCCGCAAGGGAGGATTGGGCATTTCGCTGCGCAGCAAAGCGCCCATTTTTAACGATGCAGGTCAGGTGGTGGGGATTGTCTCGGTGGGTTATCTCACCAGCTATCTTGATACCATCACCGTCAGTAAAGTGGTTAACATCCTGATTGCCGCTGTGCTATTGCTGCTTGCCCTCTTTATCTTCTCCTGGTTCTTTACCCGCAGTATCAAAAAGCAGATTTTCTCCCTGGAGCCGCGAGAAATTGGCCTGCTGGTGCGCCAGCAGAAGGCGATGATGGAGTCCATTTATGAAGGGGTGATCGCCATTGACGATGAACGACGAATTGAAGTGATTAACCAGGCGGCACGCAAACTGCTGGGCCTGAGCCGGCCGGCCCGTGAACTGCGCGGGCAGCTGATAAGCGAGGTGATCGATCCTGTCCCGTTCTTCAAAACACAAACGATGCTCGCAAAAGATACCCATGACGAGATTTGCCGCTTTAACGATCTCACGGTGATCGCCAGCCGGGTGCGCATCATGCTTGAGGACTCTCTACAGGGCTGGGTGATCACCTTCCGCGATCGCAACGAGATCGACTCGCTCAGCGCCCAGCTCAGCCAGGTCAAACGCTATGTCGATAACCTGCGCATCATGCGTCACGAGCAGCTAAACCGGATGACCACCCTGTCCGGTCTGCTGCATATGGGCCGCTATGAGGAGGCGATTGGCTACATTCAGGCGCAGTCGGAGCACGCCCAGGAACTGCTGGACTTTATCTCTTCGCGCTTTAGTTCCCCGACCCTGTGCGGCCTGCTGCTGGGGAAAGCCGCGCGGGCACGGGAGAAAGGCGTCGAGCTGAATTTCGACCCAGCCTGTCGACTGGACAGACCGTTCCTGGCTCTGCCTGAAGAGGAGCTGATTTCAATCATTGGTAACCTACTGGATAACGCCATTGAAGCGACGCAGCGTTCACCGCTTCCTCATGCTCCCGTGGAAGTGTTGATAAAACTGAGCGAACAGGAACTCATCATCGAAGTGGCCGATCAGGGTGTTGGCATTAAACCGGAGAGCCGTGACAGGATATTTGAGCGCGGCATCACCACCAAAACGCGCGGCGATCACGGCATTGGCCTGTATCTGATCGAAAGTTATGTTACACAGGCTGGTGGTGCAATCGAGGTTGCCGATAACACGCCGCGGGGAGCTATTTTCTCACTGTTTATCCCCGCCACGGGAACCGCCCGGCATCCTGCACAGGAACTGGAAAATACCGATTATGCAACATGA
- the citD gene encoding citrate lyase acyl carrier protein → MKIVREALAGTQESSDLMVKIAPAHGELEIVIHSEVIKQFGEQIRQVVNDTFRAMNVRQGLIIIEDKGALDCVIRARLQSALLRAADEQAINWGTLK, encoded by the coding sequence ATGAAAATTGTAAGGGAGGCGCTGGCCGGAACGCAGGAGTCCAGCGACCTGATGGTGAAAATCGCGCCCGCTCACGGCGAGCTGGAGATAGTCATCCACAGTGAAGTGATTAAGCAGTTCGGCGAGCAAATTCGCCAGGTGGTCAACGACACATTTCGCGCCATGAACGTGCGCCAGGGACTCATCATTATTGAAGACAAAGGGGCGCTGGACTGTGTGATCCGCGCCCGCCTGCAAAGCGCGCTTCTGCGTGCCGCCGATGAACAGGCCATCAACTGGGGGACGCTGAAATGA
- the citC gene encoding [citrate (pro-3S)-lyase] ligase, giving the protein MQSQPIDFRHTLVAKHPERLSQIRYLLADSGLGLDNDITLFVEAWSGTQLVGCAGLAVNVIKCVAVNEQLRGENLSARLLAEVQNAALERGHFHLFLCTRPCNKERFARSGFWPIVRSGNNAVLMENTPQGIERYCRSLSRMRKCGEKIGAIVMNANPFTLGHRHLAEQAAMQCDALHLFVVREDASFFPFSARLGMVRAGVAHLPNVTVHEGSQYIISRATFPAYFLKETGKVQLAWSEIDVLIFRDFIAPALGITHRFIGSEPFCDITRQYNQTLHALLASRIEVVEMPRIKVTGNAISASEVRRLLKTQQFSRIREIVPDSTFAHLETHYRASAEVA; this is encoded by the coding sequence ATGCAATCGCAGCCCATCGATTTTCGCCACACGCTGGTGGCGAAACACCCGGAACGCTTAAGCCAGATCCGTTACCTGCTGGCAGACAGCGGCCTTGGCCTGGACAACGACATCACGCTGTTTGTCGAAGCCTGGTCCGGCACGCAGCTGGTGGGTTGCGCCGGACTTGCCGTCAACGTCATCAAATGTGTGGCCGTGAACGAGCAGCTTCGCGGCGAGAACCTCAGCGCGCGCTTGCTGGCGGAGGTGCAGAATGCGGCGCTGGAGCGCGGTCATTTTCACCTCTTCCTCTGCACGCGCCCGTGCAATAAGGAGCGCTTTGCCCGCAGCGGCTTCTGGCCGATTGTCCGGAGCGGCAACAACGCCGTGCTGATGGAGAACACCCCACAGGGGATCGAGCGCTACTGCCGTTCCCTGAGCAGGATGCGCAAGTGCGGGGAGAAGATTGGCGCGATAGTGATGAACGCCAACCCGTTTACCCTCGGCCACCGCCATCTGGCGGAGCAGGCGGCGATGCAGTGCGATGCGTTGCATCTGTTTGTGGTGCGTGAAGATGCCTCGTTCTTCCCGTTCAGCGCGCGCCTCGGAATGGTACGCGCGGGCGTAGCGCATCTGCCAAATGTGACCGTGCATGAAGGTTCGCAGTACATTATCTCCCGCGCTACCTTCCCGGCCTACTTCCTGAAAGAGACCGGAAAAGTGCAGCTGGCGTGGAGCGAAATCGACGTGCTGATCTTCCGGGACTTTATCGCGCCGGCGCTGGGCATTACCCACCGCTTTATCGGCTCCGAGCCGTTCTGCGATATCACCCGCCAGTACAACCAGACGCTGCATGCGTTGCTGGCCTCGCGGATTGAGGTGGTGGAAATGCCGCGCATCAAGGTCACCGGTAACGCCATTTCGGCGTCGGAAGTGCGCCGCTTACTCAAGACTCAGCAGTTTTCCCGGATCCGGGAGATTGTCCCGGATTCCACCTTCGCGCACCTCGAAACACATTACCGTGCAAGTGCGGAAGTCGCTTAG